In Pleurocapsa sp. PCC 7319, the following are encoded in one genomic region:
- a CDS encoding SDR family oxidoreductase, with amino-acid sequence MKRLQDRVALVTGSSSGIGAAVAKSMAAEGAKVIVNYARSSKGAEAVVEEIKTAGGEAISIQADVSQEDQVKSMFLQTFEAYETIDILVNNAGLQKDAAFVNMTLDQWNTVIGVNLTGQFLCAREAAKEFMRRGVIPEKSCSAGSIICMSSVHEVIPWAGHCNYAASKGGVMLLMKSMAQELAPHKIRVNSIAPGAIKTPINRDAWDTPEAEAELLKLIPYNRVGIPEDIGKAAVWLASDEAEYVQGTTIFVDGGMTLYPGFATGG; translated from the coding sequence ATGAAACGTTTGCAAGATCGAGTAGCTTTAGTTACGGGTTCGAGTTCTGGTATTGGTGCAGCAGTAGCTAAATCTATGGCTGCGGAGGGAGCAAAAGTTATTGTTAACTATGCTCGCAGTTCTAAAGGTGCAGAAGCCGTGGTCGAGGAAATTAAAACTGCTGGGGGAGAAGCGATCTCGATTCAAGCCGATGTCAGTCAAGAAGACCAAGTAAAAAGTATGTTTCTACAAACGTTTGAAGCCTACGAAACTATTGATATTTTGGTCAATAATGCGGGATTGCAAAAAGATGCCGCTTTTGTCAATATGACCTTAGATCAATGGAATACGGTTATAGGAGTTAACTTAACGGGACAATTCCTCTGTGCTCGGGAAGCAGCGAAAGAATTTATGCGTCGGGGAGTAATACCCGAGAAATCTTGTTCTGCTGGCAGTATTATTTGCATGAGTTCTGTTCATGAGGTGATTCCTTGGGCTGGTCATTGCAACTATGCAGCATCCAAAGGAGGTGTAATGCTGTTGATGAAGAGTATGGCTCAAGAGCTTGCTCCCCATAAGATTCGGGTTAATAGTATCGCTCCAGGGGCAATTAAAACTCCCATTAATCGAGACGCATGGGATACACCAGAAGCTGAAGCAGAATTACTGAAGCTAATTCCCTACAACCGTGTGGGAATACCAGAAGATATTGGTAAAGCAGCCGTCTGGTTAGCTTCCGATGAAGCGGAGTATGTGCAAGGAACTACTATTTTTGTCGACGGGGGAATGACTTTATATCCAGGTTTTGCCACAGGTGGTTAA
- a CDS encoding Crp/Fnr family transcriptional regulator, producing the protein MKFFDPHSLPTPIKNKITYRNLAVGERLFRRGDAAVNFFILATGRIRLIRPTINNQNATLQFAEPGGILGEDAIFESAYSSSAIATVASKVIVYPSSYLLSILQEYPDLVEDLLKMLLEKIKYFQTNMELREIRAANLRVLQYLNYAADNEHKIVNLNCPLQDIAAQIGFTPATFSRTLSQLEAEGSITRQSDVIILNDSNAA; encoded by the coding sequence ATGAAATTCTTCGACCCCCATAGTTTGCCTACCCCGATAAAGAATAAAATTACCTATCGAAATTTGGCTGTAGGAGAAAGGTTGTTCAGACGAGGGGATGCAGCTGTTAATTTCTTTATCTTAGCCACTGGAAGAATTCGGCTGATTCGTCCAACCATTAATAACCAAAATGCTACTCTGCAATTTGCTGAACCTGGAGGCATTCTGGGAGAAGATGCTATTTTTGAAAGTGCTTATTCTAGCAGTGCGATCGCAACTGTAGCTTCCAAAGTTATTGTCTATCCATCTTCGTATCTTCTATCAATTCTCCAAGAGTATCCTGATTTAGTTGAAGATTTGCTAAAAATGCTTCTAGAAAAAATCAAGTATTTCCAAACCAACATGGAGTTACGAGAAATTCGTGCTGCTAATCTAAGAGTGTTGCAATATTTAAATTATGCTGCTGACAATGAACACAAAATTGTTAATTTAAACTGTCCGCTACAGGATATTGCTGCTCAAATAGGGTTTACCCCGGCAACTTTTTCGAGAACATTATCACAATTAGAAGCTGAAGGTTCAATTACTCGTCAATCTGATGTCATTATCTTAAATGATTCAAATGCGGCATAA
- a CDS encoding 2Fe-2S iron-sulfur cluster-binding protein — translation MLSSLGKIKNPFLRSITTASTFLSMVTLISAVAIGLTNPQDKSANKIGVYASLLATAAGAAFGLAVKDKSTTRQGKIIQLQPEHNHTWQDWRDFEIFRKVPESKEITSFYFKPQDRGALPDYKPGQFLTIKLDIPNQPRPVIRTYSLSDYTFSGDYYRLSIKREGSPKGLNVPPGVASNFMHDRITEGSIIPCKPPNGKFFLDVESSIPAVLISNGVGITPMISMAKACSRFNPNRHLWFIHGARNGEFHALRDEVNAIAENYNNLHIHYRYSRPRPEDEGQYHSQGYVDKKLLEDSILTEISQIYGSSSAKFFLCGSPSFMDSIKDGLRELDVPENNVYFESFGGGSTKGQSKTVATNQAAVDKAEVVFAKSGQTITWTKDDGTLLEFAEANNINPDYSCRQGVCLTCMCQLQEGAVEYLEQPASEPDEGSVLICISQPKTAKVVLNL, via the coding sequence ATGTTAAGTAGTCTCGGTAAAATTAAGAATCCTTTCCTGAGAAGCATTACGACTGCCAGTACATTCTTGTCCATGGTGACTTTAATTTCTGCTGTGGCGATCGGATTAACCAATCCTCAAGATAAATCAGCAAATAAAATCGGCGTTTACGCTTCCTTACTCGCTACTGCCGCTGGCGCAGCTTTTGGCTTGGCTGTCAAAGATAAATCAACAACTAGACAAGGTAAAATCATCCAGCTCCAGCCTGAACACAATCACACTTGGCAAGATTGGCGTGATTTTGAAATTTTCCGCAAAGTACCAGAAAGTAAAGAAATTACTTCTTTCTACTTCAAACCCCAGGATAGAGGAGCATTACCCGATTATAAGCCTGGTCAATTTCTAACCATTAAGTTGGATATACCCAATCAGCCACGCCCAGTAATTCGTACTTATTCCCTTTCAGACTATACATTTTCTGGAGATTATTATCGTCTTTCCATCAAGCGAGAGGGTTCCCCAAAAGGTTTAAATGTTCCTCCTGGAGTAGCTTCCAATTTCATGCACGATCGCATTACAGAAGGTTCTATAATTCCCTGCAAACCACCAAACGGCAAGTTTTTTCTGGATGTAGAATCTTCAATTCCGGCGGTCTTAATTAGTAATGGCGTGGGGATTACGCCGATGATTAGTATGGCAAAAGCCTGTAGTCGATTTAATCCTAACCGCCATCTTTGGTTTATTCATGGTGCCAGAAATGGGGAATTTCATGCTCTGCGGGATGAAGTAAATGCGATCGCCGAAAATTACAACAACTTACATATTCACTATCGATATAGTCGTCCCCGACCAGAAGACGAAGGACAATATCATAGCCAAGGTTACGTAGATAAAAAGCTTTTGGAAGATTCGATTCTGACTGAAATCAGTCAGATATACGGCTCTAGTAGTGCTAAATTTTTCTTGTGCGGTTCACCTTCCTTTATGGATTCAATTAAAGATGGGTTAAGAGAATTAGATGTGCCCGAAAACAATGTTTATTTTGAATCTTTTGGAGGAGGATCAACCAAAGGTCAGTCTAAAACTGTAGCAACTAACCAAGCAGCTGTAGACAAGGCAGAGGTTGTATTTGCTAAGTCAGGTCAAACTATAACCTGGACAAAAGATGATGGAACTCTTTTAGAATTTGCCGAAGCCAATAACATCAATCCAGACTATAGCTGTCGCCAGGGAGTTTGTCTAACCTGTATGTGCCAACTTCAAGAAGGCGCAGTTGAATATTTAGAACAACCTGCTAGCGAACCCGATGAAGGTTCAGTGCTAATTTGTATTTCTCAACCAAAAACGGCAAAAGTAGTCCTCAATCTATAA
- a CDS encoding response regulator transcription factor produces MQKLPKALPKVKDCRRFVSQSKIARIFLIARKQLLTEIIEIELIHQGYQVEVFHDGLTAAIAIRQQEPDLIVLDWVVSFLSGIDIYYCLRSTSNYIPIIALTEGKSAKERVTILNAGADDCLSHPFSMAEFLAIVGARLRQNRREKSHILIFEDLELNTLTREVHRNNRSIILTAKEFNLLEYLMIHPRQVLTRVQILEKIWGYDFFGDSNIIEVYIRYLRIKLEAQHEKRLIHTVRSVGYVLRSN; encoded by the coding sequence ATGCAGAAGTTGCCTAAAGCCTTACCAAAAGTTAAAGACTGTAGACGATTTGTATCCCAAAGCAAGATAGCACGTATTTTTTTAATTGCTAGAAAACAATTACTAACTGAAATCATCGAAATAGAGCTTATTCATCAAGGCTACCAAGTGGAAGTTTTTCATGATGGTCTCACAGCAGCGATCGCGATACGTCAACAAGAACCAGATTTGATTGTCTTAGATTGGGTAGTTTCCTTTCTTTCTGGTATCGACATTTACTATTGTTTGCGATCAACAAGTAATTATATTCCGATCATCGCTTTAACTGAGGGCAAAAGTGCTAAGGAGAGAGTCACGATTTTAAATGCAGGAGCAGATGACTGTTTATCTCACCCTTTTTCGATGGCAGAATTTTTAGCTATTGTAGGGGCTCGTCTACGTCAAAATAGACGAGAAAAGTCTCATATCTTAATTTTTGAAGATCTAGAGCTAAATACTCTAACACGAGAAGTACATCGAAATAATCGTTCAATTATCCTCACTGCTAAAGAATTCAATCTTTTAGAATATTTAATGATACATCCACGTCAGGTATTGACTCGCGTTCAAATACTCGAAAAAATCTGGGGGTATGATTTTTTTGGTGATTCCAATATTATTGAAGTATATATTCGATATTTGCGTATTAAGTTAGAGGCGCAGCATGAAAAACGCTTAATCCATACCGTAAGAAGTGTTGGTTATGTTTTGCGCTCGAACTAA
- a CDS encoding alpha-glucosidase produces MINNTKSRADKWWETGVIYQIYPLTFADANGDGKGDLQGIIKKLDYLNGGQPDSKNSLGIDAIWLSPINTSPMFDNGYDISDYYDICPVFGTLEDFETLLAECHQRNIKVILDLVVNHTSDQHDWFIESSSSKDNPKSDWYHWQDAEPNGSVPNNWLSYFGGTAWTYCEARDQYYYHAFNKNQPDLNWNNPEVREAVYNIIRFWLDKGVDGFRLDASSVYSKDKYYRYNPVKFGTTDRNNYNNQDHLYDKDLPENHHIIQEIRQIIDEYDARVLIGETFIDSSLYDSITFYGIKNDELHLPFNFEFTFSPWYPGYLQRKIAKIEAVTPKDCWPTYFLDNHDIPRHLSRWIECSLCTNPDAIAEAAATLLLTVRGTPVMYYGQEIGMVDNLDIPPEKIQDKAVVKSETGELPPPRDGARTPMQWDDTAHAGFSFGKDVEPYLPVNDNYTEVNVVQQLENKDSIFNFYRRLIKIRKNSKALLRGSWKPLIHYPYEHLAYVRQTKAEKVLIIINFSYEKPMEVDEYIEPEDWSVLISNIWEEGKIIDIPETLQPFEITILQKN; encoded by the coding sequence ATGATCAATAATACGAAATCTCGAGCAGATAAATGGTGGGAAACTGGCGTAATTTACCAAATATATCCTTTAACTTTTGCTGACGCCAATGGTGATGGCAAAGGTGATTTACAGGGCATCATTAAAAAACTTGATTACCTTAACGGTGGTCAACCAGATAGTAAAAACTCATTGGGAATCGATGCAATTTGGCTATCCCCAATTAATACTTCGCCGATGTTTGATAATGGCTACGATATTAGCGACTACTATGATATCTGCCCAGTATTTGGTACCTTAGAAGACTTTGAAACTTTATTAGCTGAATGTCACCAGCGCAATATTAAGGTGATTCTCGACCTAGTTGTCAACCACACCTCAGATCAGCACGATTGGTTTATTGAATCTAGTTCCAGTAAAGACAATCCCAAAAGTGATTGGTATCATTGGCAAGATGCCGAACCCAATGGTTCAGTTCCCAATAATTGGCTATCTTATTTTGGGGGGACTGCCTGGACTTATTGCGAAGCTAGAGATCAATATTACTATCATGCATTCAATAAAAATCAACCAGACTTAAATTGGAACAATCCTGAAGTTAGAGAAGCAGTTTACAACATTATTAGGTTTTGGCTAGATAAGGGGGTGGATGGATTTAGACTCGATGCTTCCAGCGTTTACAGTAAGGATAAATATTATCGTTACAATCCTGTTAAGTTTGGTACCACAGATAGAAATAACTATAATAATCAAGACCACTTATATGATAAAGATCTGCCAGAAAATCATCATATTATCCAAGAAATTCGCCAGATTATTGATGAATATGATGCCAGAGTTTTAATTGGCGAGACTTTTATTGACAGCAGTTTATACGATTCAATTACTTTTTATGGCATCAAGAATGACGAGCTGCACTTACCATTTAATTTTGAATTTACTTTTAGTCCTTGGTATCCAGGCTATCTCCAACGAAAAATAGCTAAAATAGAGGCCGTTACTCCCAAGGATTGTTGGCCTACATACTTTTTAGACAATCACGATATTCCCCGTCATTTATCTCGTTGGATTGAGTGTAGCTTGTGTACCAATCCAGATGCGATCGCCGAAGCAGCTGCTACTTTACTCTTGACCGTGAGAGGAACTCCTGTAATGTATTATGGTCAGGAGATTGGTATGGTGGACAATCTCGATATTCCTCCGGAAAAAATCCAAGACAAAGCGGTAGTCAAGAGTGAAACTGGAGAATTACCACCTCCTAGAGATGGTGCCAGAACTCCTATGCAGTGGGATGATACTGCTCATGCAGGGTTTAGCTTTGGTAAAGATGTCGAACCTTATTTACCAGTAAACGATAATTACACGGAAGTTAATGTCGTCCAGCAATTAGAAAATAAAGATTCTATTTTTAATTTCTATAGGAGATTAATTAAGATCAGAAAAAATAGTAAGGCTCTTTTGAGGGGAAGCTGGAAACCTCTAATTCATTATCCTTACGAACATTTGGCTTATGTTAGACAAACTAAAGCGGAAAAAGTGTTAATTATCATCAATTTTTCTTATGAAAAGCCGATGGAAGTTGATGAATATATTGAACCAGAAGATTGGTCGGTACTAATTTCCAATATTTGGGAAGAAGGTAAAATTATCGACATACCTGAAACTTTACAACCATTTGAAATAACGATTCTTCAGAAAAACTAG
- a CDS encoding DUF1961 family protein codes for MNNYRNGILGIAILLCAFCLGLTSVEDSKPHKQESIKSFQELNHAEWKEVFYDPGTRDWKENWTLDGLEAKVENSKEGMDFSAGQSFGNDSSHAVMWTKQSFSGDIRIDYEYTKLDETIRAVTILYILATGSGLDPYEKDIAEWGDLRKVPSMATYFNNMNTYHISYAAYGLKNTDPANDYIRARRYMPKAKKGLKGTELKPDYSETGLFQTGVPHRITVIKEGNDLFMSIRTKGKTKLFHWRTDSLPPITEGRIGLRHMYTRSARYRDFRVSVLNDRDIDRF; via the coding sequence ATGAACAATTACAGGAACGGTATTCTTGGCATCGCCATTCTTCTATGCGCATTCTGTCTTGGTTTGACTTCTGTAGAGGATTCTAAGCCACACAAACAGGAATCCATAAAAAGCTTTCAGGAACTTAATCATGCTGAATGGAAAGAGGTATTCTACGATCCAGGCACAAGGGACTGGAAAGAGAACTGGACACTTGACGGACTAGAGGCAAAGGTTGAAAACAGTAAGGAAGGCATGGATTTCTCTGCGGGACAGTCATTTGGCAATGATTCGTCCCACGCCGTAATGTGGACAAAACAAAGCTTCAGTGGAGATATCAGGATTGACTATGAATATACCAAGCTAGATGAAACCATCCGTGCCGTGACCATTCTCTACATCCTCGCCACTGGCAGTGGATTAGATCCATACGAGAAAGACATTGCCGAATGGGGCGACCTTAGAAAAGTACCCTCCATGGCAACGTATTTTAACAACATGAATACTTACCACATCAGCTATGCTGCATATGGACTTAAGAACACCGATCCTGCAAATGATTACATACGGGCTCGACGATACATGCCGAAAGCCAAGAAGGGCTTGAAAGGAACAGAACTGAAACCTGACTATTCTGAAACGGGACTTTTCCAAACTGGGGTCCCCCATAGAATAACTGTTATCAAAGAGGGAAATGACCTATTCATGAGTATCCGCACTAAGGGAAAGACAAAGTTATTTCATTGGAGAACCGATTCTTTACCTCCGATTACGGAAGGACGCATTGGTTTGCGCCACATGTACACCCGAAGTGCCCGATACCGTGATTTCCGAGTTTCAGTGCTGAATGATCGAGATATAGATCGTTTTTAG
- a CDS encoding response regulator, with product MVSQTLDEQPQILVVEDNIDSLLYVTAALNLLGYSFATAQYAQPALYLARKNLPALILLDIGLPKRSGLDLVRDLKRDHSTKDIPIVIISAIEISEIEKQAKVLGCDEYLEKPYLFEQLERKINSLIN from the coding sequence ATGGTTAGTCAGACATTAGACGAGCAACCGCAAATTTTAGTCGTAGAAGATAACATTGATAGTTTGCTCTACGTTACTGCCGCGTTAAATTTATTGGGATATTCTTTTGCAACCGCGCAATATGCTCAACCAGCATTATATTTAGCCAGAAAGAACTTGCCAGCTCTTATCCTTTTGGATATTGGTTTACCAAAACGTAGCGGTTTAGATTTAGTCAGAGATTTAAAGCGCGATCATTCAACTAAAGATATCCCGATTGTGATCATATCTGCAATAGAAATATCAGAGATAGAAAAACAAGCCAAAGTGCTAGGATGTGATGAATATCTTGAAAAGCCCTATTTATTTGAACAGTTAGAACGAAAAATCAACTCTCTAATCAATTAG
- a CDS encoding DUF2382 domain-containing protein, whose amino-acid sequence MEHNFYKRAAGLFYSRDEAEAAVRALKDAGYDMDRVSVIARDADQIGGHETTEEIGNKADEGAATGAVTGGALGGITGLLIGLGTLAIPGIGPILLAGAEATAIATTLAGAGIGAAAGGLIGALIGLGIPEEKAKIYNDRVKGGSFLVIVNGNTAEIARAEVILQRNGVEEFGIYDVPGAKATAVTEVDEDIRTRTDIADDEKIRLYEERLMVNKQREKTGEVAIGKRVETETASVSVPVEKERIVIERTDVAAGTVVTPGTANFAGGKVAEVELYEETADIQKEAFVREEVNVRKEVETETVEARETIRREELEVDADGDIIER is encoded by the coding sequence ATGGAACATAACTTTTATAAACGTGCTGCTGGATTATTTTATAGTCGTGATGAAGCAGAAGCAGCAGTCCGCGCCCTTAAGGATGCTGGTTATGATATGGATCGAGTGTCTGTAATTGCTAGAGATGCCGATCAAATAGGTGGACACGAGACTACAGAAGAAATCGGTAACAAAGCTGATGAAGGTGCAGCAACAGGTGCAGTTACTGGTGGTGCTTTAGGCGGTATTACTGGTTTGTTAATTGGTTTAGGGACTTTAGCTATCCCTGGTATTGGACCAATCTTGCTAGCTGGTGCAGAAGCAACGGCGATCGCCACTACTTTAGCCGGTGCTGGTATTGGTGCGGCAGCAGGTGGTTTGATCGGTGCTTTGATCGGTTTGGGTATTCCTGAAGAAAAAGCCAAGATATACAACGACAGAGTAAAAGGTGGCAGTTTCCTTGTAATAGTCAACGGTAATACAGCAGAAATAGCTCGTGCAGAGGTAATTCTACAACGTAACGGTGTAGAAGAATTTGGTATCTATGACGTTCCTGGTGCCAAAGCTACAGCAGTTACAGAAGTAGACGAAGATATCAGAACCAGAACTGATATTGCTGATGATGAGAAAATCAGACTATATGAAGAACGCTTGATGGTTAACAAACAGCGTGAGAAAACTGGTGAAGTTGCCATCGGCAAACGTGTTGAAACCGAAACAGCTAGTGTTTCTGTACCTGTAGAAAAAGAACGCATCGTGATTGAACGTACAGATGTTGCTGCTGGTACTGTAGTTACTCCTGGTACTGCTAATTTCGCAGGCGGTAAAGTAGCCGAGGTAGAACTCTATGAGGAAACTGCTGATATTCAAAAGGAAGCTTTTGTCCGCGAAGAAGTTAACGTTCGCAAAGAAGTAGAAACTGAGACTGTAGAGGCTCGTGAAACTATCCGTCGTGAAGAATTAGAAGTTGATGCCGACGGCGATATCATCGAACGATAG
- a CDS encoding BON domain-containing protein, producing MNKLTTFLLSSVLLLGAVGCDVAKTSSEAPDSADEAVEDPAQVEDTLEDANSEIRQDQLSSDIRAREQRNDVLGEQEVRNDSDLESEIRAKLEANIPRSKLTIQAENGDVVIIGTVPGEKEYSTIEPLAKEITGVNSVNIEEVEIVPPTES from the coding sequence ATGAATAAACTAACAACATTTTTATTAAGTAGTGTTTTACTTTTAGGTGCAGTCGGCTGTGATGTAGCCAAAACAAGTTCTGAAGCTCCCGATTCAGCAGATGAGGCAGTAGAAGACCCCGCACAAGTCGAAGATACATTAGAAGATGCCAACAGCGAAATTCGCCAAGATCAGTTAAGTTCTGATATTCGCGCGCGAGAGCAACGCAACGATGTCTTGGGAGAACAAGAAGTAAGAAACGATTCTGATCTAGAAAGTGAAATTAGAGCAAAATTGGAAGCTAATATCCCTCGTTCTAAGTTGACTATTCAAGCAGAGAATGGTGATGTAGTTATTATTGGCACTGTTCCAGGAGAAAAGGAATACTCAACCATAGAGCCTCTGGCAAAAGAAATTACGGGTGTTAATAGTGTCAATATTGAAGAGGTAGAAATTGTACCTCCTACCGAATCCTAA
- a CDS encoding DUF421 domain-containing protein, with the protein MLDNPFFSTILLGTIAYIAIIFMLRISGKRTLAKWNSFDFVVTIAFGSILSSILLSTKDSFGTGILGFALLVLFQYILTWVAVRSTWVQKLVKAEPALLLYQGKLRHDVLKRERVSEGEVLAALRASGVSAIEDADAVVLETDGSFSVIQKINNSSASALKDVREFDRASLRVS; encoded by the coding sequence ATGCTTGACAATCCATTTTTCAGCACTATTTTACTGGGAACTATTGCCTATATCGCCATAATTTTTATGTTGCGGATATCTGGTAAACGCACCCTAGCAAAATGGAATTCTTTTGATTTTGTAGTTACTATTGCCTTTGGGTCAATTTTATCGAGTATTTTGTTATCGACTAAGGATTCTTTTGGTACGGGAATTCTGGGTTTTGCATTATTGGTTCTGTTTCAATATATTCTTACCTGGGTAGCAGTGCGTTCTACCTGGGTGCAAAAACTAGTTAAAGCTGAACCAGCATTATTGCTCTATCAAGGAAAACTCAGACATGATGTACTCAAACGAGAACGTGTCTCAGAAGGAGAAGTTTTAGCAGCTTTGCGTGCTAGTGGTGTTAGTGCAATAGAAGATGCCGATGCCGTAGTTTTAGAAACAGACGGTAGCTTTAGCGTGATCCAGAAAATCAACAATAGTTCTGCCTCTGCTCTAAAAGACGTTAGAGAATTTGACCGTGCTAGCCTACGCGTAAGCTAG
- a CDS encoding sterol desaturase family protein translates to MKLWLYYLCAFFGIILVRYFLVAGGTYWLFYSSQKFLLKHQPKIIKLPSRKAIKNDIALSIITTVALAICAALVMTIYDSGATRIYRSIDDYGTWYLIASFLIVILLQDACFYFLHRGFHHPQLFKWLHRGHHRSKHPTPWTSFALDFPEALIQGIFLVAIVFFIPLHFYVLALLLITMTVWALVNHLGFELFPRFPHHWLGQWFISSDHHALHHQIYTRHYGLYFTFWDRLLSTD, encoded by the coding sequence ATGAAACTCTGGCTATATTACCTTTGCGCCTTTTTTGGTATTATTCTTGTACGCTATTTTTTAGTAGCAGGAGGAACTTATTGGTTATTTTATTCTTCCCAGAAATTTTTGCTCAAACATCAACCTAAAATTATTAAACTTCCCAGTCGAAAAGCGATCAAAAACGATATTGCCCTTTCTATAATTACTACTGTGGCATTAGCTATATGTGCTGCATTAGTAATGACGATCTACGATTCTGGTGCTACACGAATATACAGGTCCATTGATGATTATGGAACTTGGTATTTGATTGCCAGTTTTCTGATTGTAATCCTACTACAGGATGCTTGCTTTTATTTTCTCCATCGCGGATTTCATCATCCCCAACTATTCAAATGGCTACATCGTGGACACCATCGTTCTAAACATCCTACCCCCTGGACATCTTTCGCTCTCGATTTTCCCGAAGCATTGATTCAAGGAATTTTTCTGGTCGCAATAGTATTTTTTATTCCCCTTCACTTCTATGTTTTGGCTTTATTGTTAATTACCATGACCGTTTGGGCGTTAGTTAACCATCTTGGTTTTGAATTGTTCCCTAGATTTCCCCATCATTGGTTAGGTCAATGGTTTATCAGCTCCGATCATCACGCTCTACATCATCAGATATATACTCGCCACTACGGTCTGTATTTTACTTTTTGGGATCGTCTGCTTAGTACTGACTAA
- a CDS encoding DUF2382 domain-containing protein: protein MDNFSLNNNWQINSPHTDNTEEKPEEVADIHDISLLEEKLIVKRRKQKVGEVIVRKEVETRMVHIPIRREKLIVETVGITTEHLTEIDLGESEVDGVKFGELGDTHNIYQAQSEFVSLQSVKDLLTKITTNSTPGNTKIRLEIITDNPESQRAYQNICDRHHHRQ, encoded by the coding sequence ATGGACAATTTCTCTCTAAATAACAACTGGCAAATCAATTCTCCGCACACAGATAACACTGAAGAAAAGCCAGAAGAAGTGGCAGATATTCATGATATTTCTTTGTTAGAAGAAAAGTTAATTGTTAAACGTCGTAAGCAAAAAGTTGGAGAGGTCATTGTTCGCAAAGAAGTTGAAACGCGGATGGTACATATTCCGATTCGTCGAGAAAAACTGATTGTAGAAACAGTAGGAATAACTACAGAGCATCTAACGGAAATAGACCTAGGAGAATCAGAGGTTGACGGCGTTAAATTTGGCGAACTAGGTGATACCCACAATATTTACCAAGCTCAAAGCGAGTTTGTTTCTTTACAATCAGTTAAAGACTTATTGACCAAAATTACAACTAATTCTACTCCGGGCAATACTAAAATACGACTGGAAATAATTACCGATAATCCTGAATCTCAAAGAGCATACCAAAATATTTGCGATCGCCATCATCATCGGCAGTAG